GTTGCCCTTTCCTCATTCCATTAGCTTTCCCCCCATCTTTTTTTCACATCTTCTCTCATCACTTTCACCTAAACACTTCCTGTTTTAGTTAACTGGTTCCATACCATGTGTAAAAACCTCACTGCCATCGATCCCTTTAACTTCTACAGTTGAGTTGATTTCTGTTTTTTGGCTGGTCTCTGTACTGCTGTTCCGGCGGGTGCTTTCCTGCTGGCAACAAGTGTCTTGTGGAAACTGGCATCAGAATTCTTATCCTGTACTGCTGTTACCTTATGGCTGATTACAGATGGCTCAAAAGCTTCCCCAGGACGTTTAGGTACTACTACAGGTGGTTCACAACCTGAGGCCAATAGGTCATGATTTATAACATGTGACTCATTGACTATTTCCTGGGATTTACCGGCTCTGTGAGAACCTGGTTGTTCCAGATTATTTATTTGCACTCTTTCAAATTGTCTCTACAACAGAAGAAACAAGACAGAGGTTAGTAAAACGAAATGTGGACATAGCAGAAATACAATACTAAAATAAGACAgtggttttgatatatatatatatatatatgtatatctatatatgtatatctatatatatttatatatatgtatataaataggtatatatatatatataatgaatatatatgtatataaataggtatatatataatgaatatatatgtatgatatatatatatatatatatatatatatatatatatatataaatatatgtatatatatacatatatacatatacatgtgtatgtatatatatatatgtatgtatataaacatacatgcgtgcatacatatatgcatacatatgtacgtgtacacatacatacagtacataaacacacgcgcgcggtaaaatttaatatatgactgaatgaatgaataaatacatacatacacataccgtGAACACCGGAATACAAGTTGATGTTTGAAGCCTAAAGATATCCCTCTAAAACCAGAGTCGACTATAAAATATGAGGCTTTCCATTGAGGGGTAAACAAGTGAAACTGCCTCCCTGACACTCGTTGTACACCACTTCCCATGAGTCTCGCTGCTCACCACAATTATTTCCAAATGAAACTCTGTGTTTGGTGAGTCTATTTACACAgatattataacaatatcgatgaCTTAACTCATATGAAAGGTTAGGTTACTCGTGTTAGAACTCACGACTAGTGTTTTAGAAGAAGTATTTTTTTAATAGTTTAAGAGATACTGTAGTTCCTTCATACAACAGGACGAGATGTGGAGCCCCctaccctctatgtgcccaacctggtcatgaccgacCAAATTGCTCTGgtcagtcacgcacatgtgccaattgtgtaatgtattttataagagctgccctgcctacaagctcgaatctgatgaagcagttctcagattcaaactaggtctctctacgtgaggccagacaagaagcacgccgACGAGATTGTTCTCTTTCCATTTATTCTAAAACTGCATTTCGCTtcgctcccctcccatcttctcaagaagtctcagtATCTCCCCAGTGCCTCTTCTCTCTACCCGAACCATCgtatctctacctcctctcccccaccccaattTCCCTTCCATTCTAAATCCAAATACTCCAATCTCTATTTCCTCAGtgccttatccttcctcctcctcactctacctgtcgcaccagacctcctcttcctcaagtTCCCGCTACcaatcttcctccatcctctcctccttcatgtacagcaccattccctcttcccccttacccttaccactcccacctggatgctcatgtgactcccttatgtcacaacaatgtcTTCTCCGGATCCTTCCCTTCCTAACATTCTTCCAAGTACTTTACCACCTTACCACGttcctttatctcattctctggattcttctacttctacaactaccatTTCTACCAGTATTACCCTTTGATTATTTCGTGATTTCTCTTTCGCAGTTTTCCTCGTACAGTGTTACTCTCCCgtcctcagacacatactctccgCTTGATCTGATCGCCCTTTACCTTTAAACCTTCTCTTTTTGTAAATCTCACTGTATTAAATTTGCCTTCCCtttatacccttttcactaccattgtATCCTACGgcattctacaacctttgacatctattTTCCTAATCGTTAgctcatttccacccttttcaccacaatactttaccatactgCCATATTAATGTCTAGTGCATCTATTTCTTCTAACCATAAACCATAcggtatattatacatacatacatgcgtatatgtatgtgtatatgtttatattatataaatatgtatatatatatatgtatattcatatgtgtgtgtgtgtgtgtgtgtgtgtgtgtgtgtgtgtgtgtgtgtgtgtgtgtgtgtgtgtattgtgtgtgtacatatgtatacgcgcacacacacacacacacacacacacacacacacacacacacacacacacacatatatatatatatatatatatatatatataatgtagatacataaatatgtgtatatacatatatgtatatgcatgtatatgtatgtacatatatatttacgtgtatatacatatacatatatatacacatatatgtatatgtgtatatatatatgtatgtgtatatgcatatatataaatacatatatatgtatatatgtatatatatatatatatatatatatatatatatgtatgtgtgtgtgtgtgtgtgcatacatatgcatatacacatttatacataattatgtatatgtgcatatatatacgtatataaatgtatacatctataatacatataattatgtatacacacacacacacacacacacacacatatatatatatatatatatatatatatatatatgtatatgcatatatgtatatatacatacacacatatatatatatatatatatatatatatatatatatatatatatatatgtgtgcatatatatgcatacatgcatgtgtatatgtatatatatgcaaatgaaaaaaatatatatgtatttatgtacacacacacacacacacacacacacacacacacacacacacacacacacacacacacacacacacacacacacacacacactcacacacacatgtatatgtatggtaaaagggagaggggggtataaatgagagagaggagaggcaactcgGTGAGCAtggagcaggtgaggacagacgacggaagcgaagggaggtcagattagGTCGGAGAACCTATGCGAAGGGTAGCCGGCataagggaggaggcggagaatatgggaagcgaggagattatcggcaggagaaaagccgctgttcaagttgaaagtCAACGGCAtcttgattaaggaggattccaccagtctgtgggcgtggacaACAGCGGGAGGAAAgtcaattcgcgccgctgaccaatcgGTTTGATGGCCTGTgttccactgatggcagaagagggctttgttgttgtgtccccttgaTTCAGCGTATTTATATTGAAACAGACGcgtagtgagactggcgcctgtttcGCCAAAATAccgcttatcacaggaggtacaaggaacagcataggtgcccaccttcgaggtaggagggctagtgtggaccaggttgcgacggagagttcacctggcgaaagatcagcctacagttgagagggtgaagagggcgacggagagagtagatcttctcagtgtagggtaggctgaggaCAGGCAGATGCAATGTCTTTATATGAATCCTGGTAGAAGGTACGTCACGCCCTGGATAGCGCGACGTCAAGAACATGTCGAGCGTAGTTCAGTTTGGAAAACGAACGACAAAGGAAATCGATCTTTCCATCCTGGTACTGGGGGTGACAGATGCAGAGGGCGCGGagaaacagcgaggtggcaacacctctcttcacataGAGTGAATGGTACgaaaagtgtatgtacatactactGTGCATAGGTTTCTTGTATAtaaagaagtggtcagcagagcgatgaacaaaggtgtccaagaaggggcgCTAGTTGTCACTCTTCCATTCCACCTtggaacggatggaaggagagagttcagctgcatcaggccagagagcaaagacgtctcagccaaaccgaaggatgaagagagatggaagggagaagctcagactcgaagtactTCATGAATAGGTTAGccagggcaggagagagaggagagcacatGGCAACACCAAACGTTTGTGAGTAGAGGCGACCCTCAAacgaaaaggaattcgactccaaacacaaacgaatcagctggagggagACGTCGATGGGCAGAAGGAAACGAAGATCCTCAGCGGAGagcttcctctgaaggaaagcgagtaCATTATCAAGCtagaccttggtgaacagggagtagatatccaagctcatcatggtcacCGGCGAGACACCAAGGACACAGGAAATAAAGTTCTGAGAGCGGtgaaggtgagcaggagagaaggtgccaagaaggggagtgagagacttggCCAGCCAGGCCacaagagggtgcgtcacagatcccctggcggagatgatggggcgcagaggcacgccTGGCTAATGGGTTTGGGTAACTTATAAGAATAAGGGAGACGAGGGTTGGTAACCTTGAAGCTCTGGTTGAGATTCACCTTCGGAAAACAGGCTGCTAACTCTCAGGCGACGGAGGAAGGTAGCAGCAATGCATTCTCGGGGGTAGCTGGTCAAGGAGACATAGGTGGAGGCGACATCCAACAGgtcccgggccttctgcaggtaggatgcacggtcgaggaccaccaccttGTCgaaaggcaaaatggtgacatcctccctgcggaGACTTTGAAATTCTCTCGGTTACGCCTGGGAATGGAGGGactcgagggccgggatgaaaccaccacgaaggagagagacatcaggcaaggagttcctataaGTAGAGGTGAAACGGTCGAAGGATGacataatgtcgatggaggtaagggggagagggcggagagcaaaggaaagaccgaagccaaggagttgttgctggtgaggGGTCAGGGACGGgaaagataggttggtgacagaaTGGGTGAGGGAAAAGCAGGACCAAGGACTGTGGGCGTTGGGGCTGGAGAGTTTCTGGGAGAGAGCGGCCATGGGTGGTTGAGAGGGACCCGGAAGAATCTCGGGTAATGTCGGCTATGAGCTGGAAGACATGTAATGGAATccgctccttcaggaagtccgaacGTACTCGGAAACGACAGAAAGCATGCTCGACGTCCCTGCTACTAGTGCGGGAGCACCTGGTCCTCGAGGCAGTCCCGGAGGAAACGAAGTTGGTTTTCCGTAGGGCCGTGGCGATGACAGAAACCTCGTCAGTACGAAAGGCGGGTACCAtgtcagggaaggaggcaagcGAGAACGAGAGCTTTCTTTTAACAGTGGGGTCCATGATGAATGgtaaatgtatatggatgtgtatgtatatatatgcatatatatacataaatacacaaatatatatacataaatacacaaatatatatacataaatacacaaatatatatacatatgtatatacataaatacatatatatatacacatatatacacatagatgtgtatatatatacatatacatatatatacttacacacacacgtgtgtgtgtgtgtgtgtgtgtgtatatatatatatatatatatatgcatacattacatatacacatacatacatacatacacacatacatacatacatacatacatatatatatacacacacacacatacatatatatatatatatatatatatatatatatatatacacacatgtgtgtgtgtgtgtgtgtatgcatatgcatacatatatacactcgtatgtatgtatgtatgtacacacacacacacacacacacacacacacacacacacacacacacacacacacacacacacacacacacacacacacacacgcatatctaatataatatataaacaatatatatatataaatatatatatatatatatatatacacacacacacacacacacacacacacaacaatgacACTGtcactgatgataacaacactgTTTGTTAGAAATGATTATATGTAAACagttacagcaataataataatattagtaaatcaCAAGACCTCACCTTGTGCTTCCTGCCAGCATGATGGGCCTCCAGAACATCGTAAGTGAGCAGTACGCAGCTGCAGTACTGttcggaaaaaaaaaggtaaaaatatggGCGTGGAATTTGGACACACCCTTACATGCAGATACTCCAAGTGCAGACTGACATACGCAAATAcgcactacacacacagacacacacacacacacacaatgtccaGGGTGTTTAACCTCTGTTAACTCACCGCCCACTTTGATATATTTTGAAAAGAGACATGTCAATGCCCACCTAACACGATTTATACAGCATTTTCAACTAAAATTAGCCCATAAAGTTGGTAATAAAACGAATTCACAGTTGACTCTATTACCACAGAACTGTTGTAGAGGCACTACTGATATCTGAAAAAGCTTATTTGATATTTGCTTTTACGtttcccacacacacccacacccacacgaacATGCACCTGTGCAGACACCCACACACgctcactcgcacacaaacatgcacacgcgcacatgtatctatctctctctctctctctatatatatatatatatttatatatatatatacatacatatatatatatatttatttatctacccttagaaagacagagaggaagagcatGGAAAATTAGGAGACTCACAATGCAAGTGACTCTGACCCGAGTCACATTCTGGTAGAAGACCCTGCTCGCCTCATACGGCCGAAAAGGGGCAAAGTTGTATTTCTCATCTGAAATAACCCACACACGTTAGGCAGACACCCTAGACCAACGTATGCTCACAGACATCATCACACATATAAAACAGAGACACGGTTCAGCTGATCCAGACATAGGACCGCCGGGGGCCTTGTTCCTCACCGAGGATCTGTTGAATCCGTCGTTTGTTTTGGTGATCCTTCCAGTACCACGAATTCCGGAAGTTGGCGTAGATCTCCTCCCGCGATTCCTGGAGTGAAGGGTGAGGCAcgagaggaaaatgaaattaaatgttaaATCAGTAGggatactatctctctctctctctctctctcttcttacattCCCAAAATAGAATAAGGTAAACTCAGAGAGCATAGATAATCAAACAACgggataataattaaataatcacATGAAAGCCTCAGCTGTCGTCCACTGCAAGGTTAATGTGCcataaaaacatttacatataagtTACTGTTATAAAAATAGTTAAGTATTGATGCTTATAAAAGCTATTATTGAAATTTTGCTACAAGATGCTTATAGAACCAGAAACACCTTAGTATGAATAGATATGATACTCACATTAGAGATGGGCTCACGGCAGTGCCTGAAATAAGAGAATGCTGATGAATatgtaagataaataaataaaaataaatgtgtgtatatatatatatatatatatatatatatatatatatatatataatacacatatatacgcacccacccacacacatacagtatacatgcatatacgtacatgtgtatatctctatgtagatatactcacatatgcacattattatcattattactactataactattcaacagtcattcattccacttcaggaccctctcaagtttacacacacacacacacacacaactgctgCCTGGTAAgcaatgggagtccaccctatacaaaacaatccgctGCCTTGTAGTATCTATTAGGTGAAGAGGATTTGGGAATTAACCCTGAGGGAAAATCTGGAGGTGTTCCTGAGGCAGTTCACTGTCGCTTGCGacgtcgttctggcaactccagcGACgctgtagtgaaccataagaaaacgaaaccatcaaggggggtcccaaacaattcgtggcagggctgtatgcctgaaatctccgcttgtcaccaccagggaccgccaccgtggacacccccccgtggacgttacaacgacgagttattttagttttaatatgaatgtatatactttgtttcgtttttatacTTGGTTATGCCTTGTAATTAATGCCCTAAAActgttcatagtgttatttttattttattgtattatagGCCTCCAGAACTCCAATCACTTAACTGCTTGTTTCCGCCTCTAAGACGATGACAGAGGTATGGGTGATAGACAagggagtcacgctcgcacggcccaggctacaggtactctctctcctaATGACTTAATTGGGAGAGTAGAATACCACTTAAACAAGTGgaattctagcagtaagccagagatccttggcggaagactgcttgcttaggataacccttgctgcaggcatagagagaggccgtagtcgagcctttatttttctttgttggtttaaccttacggtgttttacggtgacggacggaggattcgaggcagccctcttttgtaagataagttatgtgtgcactagcagtatatgccggctgtatgtatatccaagctcttttttatttaatattagtttcatgtgtttctttgtttcattttcatagtgaCATTCTTATAGCAAGGAGTTTTGctcaggctccttttgatttttcacaaggggagtgttaagtttaaaccttcgcggtatttgtaaaaccccgttgtataatatacttaaagtaacattagggaaccaaaAGTGTtcgatatatattaaaataatgatgaaggctacaggatgtgtgtaaatttcacgaacaatatctatcccaaacccaccgtgccctcggagagtgcttaccgctcggcccgctccgccGGCATAGCGTAGTAGATTTAAAGTAACCAGTAAATAGAgtaagtgtcgaagtctgacactaaaatcaagcctttct
The nucleotide sequence above comes from Penaeus chinensis breed Huanghai No. 1 chromosome 3, ASM1920278v2, whole genome shotgun sequence. Encoded proteins:
- the LOC125039604 gene encoding uncharacterized protein LOC125039604 isoform X3, which gives rise to MATFDDSEMYTDPLYVEGLVKCQEHCREPISNESREEIYANFRNSWYWKDHQNKRRIQQILVLQLRTAHLRCSGGPSCWQEAQGCEPPVVVPKRPGEAFEPSVISHKVTAVQDKNSDASFHKTLVASRKAPAGTAVQRPAKKQKSTQL
- the LOC125039604 gene encoding uncharacterized protein LOC125039604 isoform X1 produces the protein MATFDDSEMYTDPLYVEGLVKCQEHCREPISNESREEIYANFRNSWYWKDHQNKRRIQQILDEKYNFAPFRPYEASRVFYQNVTRVRVTCIYCSCVLLTYDVLEAHHAGRKHKRQFERVQINNLEQPGSHRAGKSQEIVNESHVINHDLLASGCEPPVVVPKRPGEAFEPSVISHKVTAVQDKNSDASFHKTLVASRKAPAGTAVQRPAKKQKSTQL
- the LOC125039604 gene encoding uncharacterized protein LOC125039604 isoform X2; translated protein: MPAERAERHCREPISNESREEIYANFRNSWYWKDHQNKRRIQQILDEKYNFAPFRPYEASRVFYQNVTRVRVTCIYCSCVLLTYDVLEAHHAGRKHKRQFERVQINNLEQPGSHRAGKSQEIVNESHVINHDLLASGCEPPVVVPKRPGEAFEPSVISHKVTAVQDKNSDASFHKTLVASRKAPAGTAVQRPAKKQKSTQL